Proteins from a single region of Hymenobacter aquaticus:
- the rfbF gene encoding glucose-1-phosphate cytidylyltransferase, translating to MKAVILAGGYGTRISEESGVRPKPMVEVGGRPILWHIMKIYAHHGIRDFVVCCGYKGHMIKQYFSDYFLHNSDVTFRMDRNEMQIHRSNAEPWTVTLVDTGQETMTGGRLRRVREHLDNETFCLTYGDGVGDVDIRAAIRHHQEQRAVATLTAVRQPGRFGVFSLSDEATRVSSFTEKPEGGETPWINGGFFVLEPEVFDYIENDSTVWEKGPLERLAAEGKLAAYRHTGFWQPMDTLRDRNMLEEMWSAGKARWKVWDNAREAAATDPVLTQIMTSAVTAPVGQRVAAPTLLPKD from the coding sequence ATGAAAGCAGTTATTCTGGCGGGTGGCTACGGTACCCGAATCAGCGAGGAAAGCGGCGTACGGCCCAAACCAATGGTGGAAGTAGGCGGCCGGCCTATCCTGTGGCACATCATGAAAATCTACGCCCACCACGGCATCCGCGACTTTGTGGTGTGCTGCGGCTACAAGGGACACATGATAAAACAATACTTTTCCGATTATTTTCTACATAATTCCGATGTGACGTTCCGCATGGACCGGAACGAAATGCAGATTCACCGCAGCAACGCCGAGCCCTGGACCGTTACGCTGGTCGACACGGGCCAGGAAACCATGACCGGGGGCCGCCTGCGCCGGGTGCGCGAGCACCTAGACAACGAAACCTTCTGCCTGACCTACGGCGACGGGGTAGGGGATGTCGACATTCGGGCCGCTATCCGGCACCACCAGGAGCAGCGGGCCGTGGCCACGCTCACGGCCGTGCGGCAGCCGGGCCGCTTCGGGGTTTTCTCCCTCAGCGACGAAGCCACCCGTGTCAGTAGCTTCACCGAGAAGCCCGAGGGCGGCGAAACTCCCTGGATCAACGGCGGCTTTTTCGTGCTGGAGCCCGAGGTGTTCGACTACATCGAAAACGACAGTACCGTGTGGGAAAAAGGCCCCTTAGAGCGCCTGGCGGCCGAAGGCAAGCTCGCCGCCTACCGCCACACCGGCTTCTGGCAGCCCATGGATACCCTGCGCGACCGGAACATGCTGGAGGAAATGTGGAGCGCCGGCAAAGCCCGCTGGAAAGTGTGGGACAATGCCCGCGAAGCCGCGGCCACCGACCCGGTTCTGACCCAGATTATGACTTCGGCCGTGACGGCCCCGGTGGGCCAGCGCGTGGCCGCGCCCACCTTGCTGCCCAAGGACTAA
- a CDS encoding FAD-dependent oxidoreductase, whose product MAEYNTPTSEPEFHANFAQLKPRMNRTEALFESSRCLFCFDAPCIKACPSGIDVPQFIRQINTGNTTGAARTIYEANYFGNACGKVCPTEVLCEGACVYNLQDMKPIEIGRLQSFATREAIEQDKKLFSAGPPNGRKVAIIGAGPAGVSAACELRSLGYEVDVFEAKAQPSGLTVYGVAPYKITNEEVLAEMAYLEAQFGFRVQYNQPITSRRELEALEESYDAVFLGIGLGLTNPLHLPGEERANCVGAVEFIEQLRQRHHQTAVGRKVIVLGGGNTAMDAASESARLGAEDVILAYRRGKEEMGAYEFEYDLAKGVGVKGLFNVAPVEIMGNGKVEGVKFIRTATLNGQVQPVAGTEFVEPCDMVIKATGQAKQLHLLRLIPGLQIDGKGRIVADERTGQTTNPKYFTSGDARNGGAEVVNASAEAKAAARGIHEYLSAGL is encoded by the coding sequence ATGGCCGAGTATAACACTCCTACTTCCGAGCCGGAATTTCACGCCAACTTCGCGCAGCTCAAGCCCCGCATGAACCGCACCGAGGCGCTTTTCGAAAGCTCCCGCTGCCTGTTCTGCTTCGATGCGCCCTGCATCAAAGCCTGCCCGTCGGGCATCGACGTGCCGCAGTTTATCCGCCAGATTAATACCGGCAACACCACGGGCGCGGCCCGCACCATTTACGAGGCCAACTACTTCGGCAATGCCTGCGGCAAGGTATGCCCCACTGAGGTGCTGTGCGAAGGTGCCTGCGTGTACAATCTGCAGGACATGAAGCCCATCGAAATCGGGCGGCTGCAAAGCTTCGCCACCCGCGAGGCCATTGAGCAGGATAAGAAGCTGTTCAGCGCCGGCCCGCCCAACGGTCGCAAGGTCGCCATCATCGGGGCGGGGCCCGCTGGCGTATCGGCGGCCTGCGAGCTGCGGAGCCTGGGCTACGAGGTCGACGTGTTTGAGGCCAAAGCTCAGCCCTCGGGCCTGACGGTGTACGGCGTGGCGCCCTACAAAATCACGAACGAGGAAGTGCTGGCCGAAATGGCGTATCTGGAGGCGCAGTTCGGCTTTCGGGTGCAGTACAACCAGCCCATTACCTCCCGCCGGGAGCTGGAGGCGCTGGAAGAATCCTACGACGCGGTGTTTCTCGGTATCGGCCTGGGCCTGACCAATCCTCTGCACCTGCCGGGCGAGGAGCGCGCCAACTGCGTGGGGGCCGTCGAGTTCATTGAGCAGCTGCGGCAGCGCCACCACCAAACGGCCGTGGGCCGCAAGGTCATCGTGCTGGGCGGCGGCAACACGGCCATGGACGCGGCTTCGGAATCAGCGCGGCTGGGGGCCGAAGACGTGATTCTGGCCTACCGCCGCGGCAAGGAGGAAATGGGGGCCTACGAGTTTGAGTACGACTTGGCCAAAGGCGTGGGGGTGAAGGGGCTGTTCAACGTGGCCCCGGTCGAAATTATGGGCAATGGCAAGGTGGAAGGCGTGAAGTTCATTCGCACGGCCACCCTGAACGGGCAGGTGCAGCCCGTAGCCGGCACCGAGTTCGTGGAGCCCTGCGACATGGTCATCAAAGCCACCGGGCAGGCCAAGCAGCTCCATCTGCTGCGCCTGATTCCGGGCTTGCAGATCGACGGCAAAGGCCGCATCGTGGCCGATGAGCGCACCGGCCAGACCACCAACCCCAAGTATTTCACCTCCGGCGACGCCCGCAACGGCGGCGCGGAAGTCGTCAACGCCTCGGCCGAAGCCAAAGCCGCGGCCCGCGGCATTCACGAGTATTTGAGTGCTGGCTTGTAG
- the hydA gene encoding dihydropyrimidinase, translating to MASLLLKNGRVVTADSDSVCDVLVEGETIVAIGRNLPVQADQTIDATGKIIVPGGIDPHVHLDMPFMGTFSSDTHETGTRAALHGGTTTVIDFVLQKQGHSLREALTEWQGRATGTAVGDYSFHMAVTDFNPGTKEEIQDMIAEGITSFKTFMAYKGALMIDDAQMVGLMQEVKKHGGLVTAHATNGDMIDTLIAQHRAAGKLTPLYHYLSQPEVTEAEASGRFADIANYTGVNAYIVHLTCEGALNQVRRATERNQRVFVETCIQYLVLDASLYEDEVNGAKVVMSPPLREKKDQATLWAGINQGLVQVVGTDHCPFMWEQKMMGKDDFSKIPNGHPAIEHRMELLFSEGVATGKISLQKYVEVTSTNAAKIFGMFPRKGTISIGADADLVLIDPAKKHTISAATHHMNVDYSAYEGWELTGKIDTVILRGQVAVQGGETKVGRGYGQFIKRGKTAF from the coding sequence ATGGCGTCTTTGCTACTTAAAAATGGCCGCGTGGTAACGGCCGATTCTGATTCCGTGTGCGACGTGCTGGTGGAAGGGGAGACGATAGTGGCCATTGGCCGCAACCTGCCGGTGCAAGCCGACCAAACCATTGACGCCACGGGCAAGATTATCGTGCCCGGCGGCATCGACCCGCACGTGCACCTGGACATGCCGTTTATGGGCACCTTCAGCTCCGATACCCACGAAACCGGCACCCGCGCCGCCCTGCACGGCGGCACGACCACCGTCATTGATTTCGTGCTGCAGAAGCAGGGCCACAGCCTGCGCGAAGCCCTGACCGAGTGGCAGGGCCGCGCCACCGGCACGGCCGTCGGCGACTATTCCTTCCACATGGCCGTGACGGATTTCAACCCCGGCACCAAGGAGGAAATCCAGGACATGATAGCAGAGGGAATTACGTCCTTCAAAACCTTCATGGCCTACAAGGGCGCCCTCATGATTGACGACGCCCAGATGGTGGGGCTGATGCAGGAAGTGAAAAAGCACGGCGGGCTGGTGACGGCCCACGCCACCAACGGCGACATGATTGATACGCTCATTGCCCAGCACCGGGCCGCGGGCAAGCTCACGCCGCTCTACCATTATTTGTCGCAGCCCGAAGTAACCGAAGCCGAAGCCTCGGGCCGCTTCGCCGACATTGCCAACTACACCGGCGTCAACGCCTACATCGTGCACCTGACCTGCGAGGGGGCCCTGAACCAGGTGCGGCGCGCCACCGAGCGCAACCAGCGCGTATTCGTGGAAACCTGCATTCAGTATTTGGTGCTCGATGCCTCGCTCTACGAAGACGAGGTGAACGGGGCCAAGGTGGTGATGTCGCCGCCGCTGCGCGAGAAAAAGGACCAGGCCACGCTCTGGGCCGGCATCAACCAGGGCCTGGTGCAGGTGGTGGGTACCGACCACTGCCCTTTTATGTGGGAGCAGAAGATGATGGGCAAAGACGACTTCAGCAAAATCCCGAACGGCCACCCGGCCATTGAGCACCGCATGGAGCTGCTGTTTTCGGAAGGTGTGGCGACCGGCAAAATCAGCCTGCAGAAGTACGTAGAAGTCACCAGCACCAACGCGGCCAAAATCTTCGGCATGTTTCCGCGCAAAGGAACCATCAGTATCGGCGCCGATGCCGACCTAGTGCTCATCGACCCCGCGAAAAAGCACACGATTTCGGCCGCCACCCACCACATGAACGTCGACTACTCGGCCTACGAAGGCTGGGAGCTAACCGGCAAAATCGACACCGTAATCCTGCGCGGGCAAGTGGCCGTGCAAGGCGGCGAAACCAAAGTCGGCCGCGGCTACGGGCAGTTCATCAAACGCGGCAAAACGGCCTTTTAA
- a CDS encoding nitrilase-related carbon-nitrogen hydrolase, producing MPRIIKSGLIQMSLPISEGEGTIAEIMEAMVQKHIPLIEEAGRQGVQILCLQEIFNTPYFCPGQDKAWYASAEPVPGPTTDRMAEYAKKYNMVMIVPVYERESAGFLYNTAAVIDADGTYLGKYRKNHIPHTSGFWEKFFFKPGNMGYPVFQTKYAKVGVYICYDRHFPDGARILGLNGAEIVYNPSATVAGLSQYLWKLEQPAHAAANGYFMGCINRVGTEKPWNLGKFYGTSYFVDPRGQILAQASEDNDELLVAEFDLDMIEEVRNTWQFFRDRRPETYDKLVEL from the coding sequence ATGCCAAGAATTATCAAATCTGGCCTGATCCAGATGAGTCTGCCCATCAGTGAAGGCGAAGGCACAATTGCCGAAATCATGGAGGCCATGGTGCAGAAGCACATTCCGCTCATCGAAGAAGCCGGCCGGCAGGGCGTGCAGATTCTGTGTTTGCAGGAAATCTTCAATACCCCGTATTTCTGCCCCGGCCAGGACAAAGCCTGGTACGCCTCGGCCGAGCCCGTGCCCGGCCCCACCACCGACCGCATGGCCGAATACGCCAAGAAGTACAACATGGTGATGATTGTGCCGGTGTATGAGCGGGAGTCCGCCGGCTTCCTGTACAACACCGCCGCCGTCATCGACGCCGACGGCACCTACCTGGGCAAGTACCGCAAAAACCACATTCCGCATACCTCCGGCTTCTGGGAGAAATTCTTCTTCAAGCCCGGCAACATGGGCTACCCCGTGTTCCAGACTAAATACGCCAAAGTGGGCGTGTATATCTGCTACGACCGGCACTTCCCCGACGGGGCCCGCATTCTGGGTTTGAACGGGGCCGAAATCGTGTACAACCCCTCGGCCACCGTGGCGGGCCTCTCGCAGTACCTCTGGAAGCTGGAGCAGCCGGCCCACGCCGCCGCCAACGGCTACTTCATGGGCTGCATCAACCGCGTCGGGACGGAAAAGCCCTGGAACCTGGGCAAATTCTACGGCACGAGTTACTTCGTGGACCCGCGCGGGCAGATTCTGGCCCAGGCCTCGGAAGACAACGATGAGCTGCTGGTGGCCGAGTTTGACCTCGACATGATTGAGGAAGTGCGCAACACCTGGCAGTTCTTCCGCGACCGGCGCCCCGAGACCTACGACAAGCTGGTCGAATTATAA
- the preA gene encoding NAD-dependent dihydropyrimidine dehydrogenase subunit PreA, producing the protein MPDLSINFAGIKSPNPFWLASAPPTNSGYQVMKAFDAGWGGAVWKTLGVPVVNVSSRYGGVNYRDKRMMGFNNIELISDRPLSDNLREIEEVKKRFPHHAVIASLMVQSRQEWHDIVRDVQNAGSDGIELNFGCPHGMCERGMGSAVGQEPEVLQTIVEWVMEVAKIPVIVKLTPNISDITEPAMAARRGGADAISLINTIQSIVGVDLDLFAPYPIVDGKGSNGGYCGPAVKPIALNMVKNCAQHPDVQLPISGIGGIESWRDAVEHILLGASSVQVCTAAMHYGFGIIREMTSGLEQYMTEKGFHTIYDMVGKALPNVKHWEDLNLKYKVTAEINEEKCIGCQLCYTACEDGAHQAIRLNEGTRVPEIIQENCVGCNLCSLVCPVEQCITMERRDDGTEHLTWKERTEAGTIPTEFDDERAGGRHHWVPAPAAALGKEKHKTLPGKARQYAAADAAALESSAVERPK; encoded by the coding sequence ATGCCAGACTTATCCATAAACTTTGCCGGTATCAAGTCGCCCAACCCGTTCTGGCTGGCGTCGGCCCCCCCGACCAACTCGGGCTATCAGGTAATGAAAGCTTTCGACGCGGGCTGGGGCGGCGCCGTCTGGAAAACCCTGGGCGTACCCGTCGTGAACGTGTCGAGCCGCTACGGCGGCGTGAATTACCGGGATAAGCGCATGATGGGCTTCAACAACATCGAGCTGATTTCGGACCGGCCGCTGAGCGACAACCTGCGCGAAATCGAGGAAGTGAAGAAGCGCTTCCCGCATCACGCCGTTATTGCCTCCCTGATGGTGCAGAGCCGGCAGGAGTGGCACGACATCGTGCGCGACGTGCAAAACGCCGGCTCCGACGGCATCGAGCTCAACTTCGGCTGCCCCCACGGCATGTGCGAGCGGGGCATGGGCTCGGCGGTAGGGCAGGAGCCGGAAGTGCTCCAGACCATTGTGGAATGGGTAATGGAAGTCGCCAAGATTCCGGTGATTGTCAAGCTCACGCCTAACATTTCGGATATTACCGAGCCGGCTATGGCCGCCCGCCGGGGCGGGGCCGACGCCATTTCGCTGATCAACACCATCCAGAGCATCGTGGGCGTGGATCTGGATTTGTTTGCGCCCTACCCAATCGTAGACGGCAAAGGCTCGAACGGCGGCTACTGCGGTCCGGCCGTGAAGCCCATTGCCCTGAACATGGTGAAAAACTGCGCCCAGCACCCCGACGTGCAGCTGCCGATTTCCGGCATCGGGGGCATCGAGAGCTGGCGCGACGCGGTAGAGCATATTCTGCTCGGCGCCAGCAGCGTGCAGGTGTGCACGGCGGCCATGCACTACGGCTTCGGCATCATCCGGGAAATGACCAGCGGCCTGGAGCAGTACATGACCGAAAAGGGCTTCCATACCATCTACGACATGGTGGGCAAGGCCCTGCCCAACGTCAAGCACTGGGAAGACCTGAACCTGAAGTACAAGGTGACGGCCGAAATCAACGAGGAAAAGTGCATCGGCTGCCAGCTCTGCTACACGGCCTGCGAAGACGGCGCCCACCAGGCCATTCGCCTCAACGAAGGCACCCGCGTGCCCGAAATCATCCAGGAAAACTGCGTGGGCTGCAACCTCTGCTCGTTGGTATGCCCCGTGGAGCAGTGCATCACGATGGAGCGGCGCGACGACGGCACCGAGCACCTCACCTGGAAAGAGCGCACCGAGGCCGGAACCATCCCGACCGAATTCGACGATGAGCGCGCCGGCGGCCGCCACCACTGGGTGCCCGCGCCGGCCGCCGCCCTGGGCAAGGAGAAGCACAAAACCCTGCCCGGCAAAGCCCGGCAGTACGCCGCCGCCGATGCGGCGGCGCTGGAATCCAGCGCCGTGGAGCGCCCGAAATGA
- a CDS encoding undecaprenyl-phosphate glucose phosphotransferase, producing the protein MERYRHYSDASRLVLPVVDVLLIFGAFRLAGRMIWNTWHFNGYAPFCFVIFGLLWWLLSGQFANIYRVDKLITYPEKLLYLMRTFLLHACLVLAVVLALELDWLPLRYIFAVYSFAVTGVVGARFLITFCYRAYHRHVARPHSRFIIVGAGDSGQELYRFLASHDPIGNQFQGFFADEPVAEGLRPYVRGPLAELKNYCLRTTIDEIYFTLPLDRHELIEDLSQFADDHFLSFRIVPDFSGTVRREVNVYFYDHMPILTIRHQPLGIRTNQVLKRVFDIVFSLAVILLAFPFIMPILALLIKLDSPGPVFFKQMRPGKRNHLFPCYKLRTMRADHRQTELQATFADPRVTRVGKYLRKYNLDELPQFFNVLLGHMSVVGPRPNMVSQLEEYSKHIRTYQMRHAVTPGITGYAQVNGYRGETRAPQAMRKRVEYDLKYMENWSFGLDMKIIGQTVWNMIRGEKNAY; encoded by the coding sequence ATGGAACGGTACAGACATTACTCCGACGCCTCGCGCCTGGTATTGCCCGTGGTTGACGTGCTCCTGATTTTCGGAGCTTTCCGGCTCGCCGGCCGCATGATCTGGAACACGTGGCATTTCAACGGCTACGCGCCGTTCTGCTTCGTGATATTCGGCCTCTTGTGGTGGCTGTTGTCGGGGCAGTTTGCCAACATCTACCGGGTAGATAAGCTGATAACGTACCCCGAGAAGCTGCTCTACCTGATGCGCACCTTCCTGCTGCACGCCTGCCTGGTGCTGGCCGTGGTGCTGGCCCTGGAGCTCGACTGGCTGCCGCTGCGCTACATCTTTGCCGTGTATAGCTTTGCCGTGACGGGCGTAGTGGGGGCCCGTTTCCTGATTACGTTCTGCTACCGGGCCTACCACCGGCACGTGGCCCGGCCCCATTCCCGCTTTATCATCGTTGGGGCCGGCGACAGTGGGCAGGAGCTCTACCGCTTCCTGGCCTCCCACGACCCGATTGGCAACCAGTTCCAGGGGTTCTTTGCCGACGAGCCCGTGGCCGAGGGCCTGCGCCCCTACGTGCGGGGCCCGCTGGCCGAGCTGAAAAACTACTGCCTGCGCACCACCATCGACGAAATCTACTTCACGCTGCCCCTCGACCGCCACGAGCTGATTGAGGACCTCTCCCAGTTTGCCGACGACCATTTCCTGTCGTTCCGGATTGTGCCCGATTTCAGCGGCACCGTGCGGCGCGAGGTCAACGTGTACTTCTACGACCACATGCCCATCCTCACCATCCGGCATCAGCCCCTGGGCATTCGAACCAATCAGGTGCTGAAGCGGGTGTTCGACATCGTCTTTTCCCTGGCGGTTATCCTGCTGGCTTTCCCCTTCATTATGCCCATCCTGGCGCTGCTGATCAAGCTCGACTCGCCCGGGCCGGTGTTCTTCAAGCAGATGCGGCCCGGCAAGCGCAACCACCTGTTTCCGTGCTACAAGCTGCGCACCATGCGCGCCGACCACCGCCAGACCGAGTTGCAGGCTACCTTCGCCGACCCCCGCGTGACGCGCGTCGGCAAGTACCTGCGCAAGTATAACCTCGACGAGCTGCCCCAGTTCTTCAACGTCTTGCTGGGCCACATGTCGGTGGTGGGGCCGCGCCCCAACATGGTGTCGCAGCTGGAGGAATACTCCAAGCACATTCGCACCTACCAGATGCGCCACGCCGTGACGCCGGGCATCACGGGCTACGCCCAGGTGAACGGCTACCGGGGCGAAACCCGGGCCCCCCAGGCCATGCGCAAGCGGGTGGAATACGACCTGAAATACATGGAAAACTGGTCTTTCGGCCTGGATATGAAGATTATCGGCCAGACCGTCTGGAACATGATCCGCGGCGAGAAAAACGCCTACTAG
- a CDS encoding aminotransferase class III-fold pyridoxal phosphate-dependent enzyme: protein METYTDTDKDQILHDNLEHTLFSWSKQSGLNPINAERAEGVYLWDRDGKRYIDFSSQLMNVNIGHGDQRVTEAVAAQMRELSYVYPGMITKARGDLGRKLAEITPANLTKAFFTLGGAEAIENAIKLARVYTGRHKIVTLYQSFHGASYGAISAGGDPRKFAVDSQAMPGVVHVENPYFYRCPWYSSTPEECAERAAAAMERIIQYENPGSVAAIILEGESGTSGCIKYPPTYWQRVRAICDKYGILLVADEVMSGFGRTGKWFGSDHHGVKVDLMCMAKGITAGYLPLGAVMVDEAIAKSFDDKPLPLGLTYSAHPVSCAAAVAVLDIYEEDNLLDNTVNLGRHLDARMCDLMAQHPSIGDWRNTGLFGCIELVKNRATKEPMAPWNAAPNQMEIMNKVAAKIKELGMYTFVRWNYIFVAPPLSITKDELDEGLDIISQAISVADEYVTR from the coding sequence ATGGAAACCTACACCGACACCGATAAAGACCAGATCCTGCACGACAACCTGGAGCACACGCTGTTTTCCTGGTCGAAGCAAAGCGGGCTGAACCCGATAAACGCCGAGCGCGCCGAGGGCGTCTACCTCTGGGACCGGGACGGCAAGCGTTACATCGACTTTTCGTCGCAGCTGATGAACGTCAACATCGGCCACGGCGACCAGCGCGTGACCGAAGCCGTGGCCGCCCAGATGCGGGAGCTCAGCTACGTGTACCCGGGCATGATTACCAAGGCCCGCGGCGACCTGGGCCGGAAGCTGGCGGAAATCACGCCCGCCAACCTGACCAAGGCTTTCTTCACCCTGGGCGGAGCCGAGGCCATTGAAAACGCCATCAAGCTGGCCCGCGTGTATACCGGCCGCCACAAGATTGTGACCCTGTACCAGTCGTTTCACGGGGCCAGCTACGGGGCCATCAGCGCCGGCGGCGACCCGCGCAAGTTTGCCGTGGATAGCCAGGCCATGCCGGGCGTGGTCCACGTCGAAAACCCGTATTTCTACCGCTGCCCCTGGTACAGCAGCACGCCCGAGGAGTGCGCCGAGCGGGCCGCGGCGGCCATGGAGCGCATTATTCAGTACGAAAACCCGGGCAGCGTCGCGGCCATTATCCTGGAAGGCGAGTCGGGCACTTCGGGCTGCATTAAGTATCCGCCCACATACTGGCAGCGGGTGCGGGCCATCTGCGACAAGTACGGCATCCTGCTGGTGGCCGATGAGGTAATGAGCGGCTTCGGCCGCACCGGCAAGTGGTTTGGCTCCGACCACCACGGCGTGAAAGTGGATTTGATGTGCATGGCCAAGGGCATTACCGCCGGCTACCTGCCCCTGGGCGCGGTGATGGTCGACGAGGCCATTGCCAAGTCCTTCGACGACAAGCCCCTGCCGCTGGGCCTAACCTACTCGGCCCACCCGGTGTCGTGCGCCGCCGCCGTAGCCGTGCTGGACATCTACGAGGAAGACAACCTGCTCGACAATACCGTGAACCTGGGCCGCCACCTCGATGCCCGCATGTGCGACCTGATGGCCCAGCACCCCAGCATCGGCGACTGGCGCAACACGGGCTTGTTCGGCTGCATCGAGCTGGTGAAAAACCGCGCCACCAAGGAGCCGATGGCGCCCTGGAACGCCGCCCCGAATCAGATGGAAATCATGAACAAGGTAGCGGCCAAAATCAAGGAGCTGGGCATGTACACCTTCGTGCGCTGGAACTACATTTTCGTGGCCCCGCCGCTGAGCATCACCAAGGACGAGCTCGACGAAGGCTTGGACATCATTTCCCAGGCCATCAGCGTCGCCGACGAGTACGTGACGCGGTAG
- a CDS encoding WecB/TagA/CpsF family glycosyltransferase, producing the protein MLPKRLVLDSWISTGTFPEFTDAILRLGAARASAYVCCANVHMLVEAHHQPDFRRILDEANLVVPDGSPVAAAVGFFHHQHQERVAGMDLLPALLTEAARRGQSVYFYGTTDEVLTAMVARAQRELPALRVAGAYSPPFRELTAEEDAAETAAINAADPDLLFVALGCPRQERWMASHRGRIRACMLGVGQAFPVYAGLEPRLPRWARQLWLEWAYRLWLEPKRLWRRYLHTNTQFVYLIGRRALAYLAGRPHVPAST; encoded by the coding sequence ATGCTACCCAAACGCTTGGTGCTGGACTCCTGGATTTCGACCGGAACCTTTCCTGAGTTTACGGACGCCATTCTGCGGTTGGGCGCGGCCCGGGCCTCGGCCTACGTGTGCTGCGCCAACGTGCACATGCTGGTGGAAGCGCATCATCAGCCTGATTTCCGGCGCATTCTGGACGAGGCCAACCTGGTAGTGCCCGACGGCAGCCCCGTGGCCGCCGCCGTCGGGTTTTTTCATCACCAGCACCAGGAGCGCGTGGCCGGTATGGACCTGCTGCCTGCCCTGCTGACGGAAGCGGCCCGCCGCGGCCAATCGGTGTACTTCTACGGTACCACGGATGAGGTGCTGACGGCTATGGTTGCCCGGGCCCAACGGGAATTGCCTGCTCTGCGCGTGGCCGGGGCCTATTCGCCGCCCTTCCGGGAGCTGACCGCCGAGGAAGATGCCGCCGAAACCGCCGCCATCAACGCCGCCGACCCCGACCTGCTGTTTGTGGCCCTGGGCTGCCCCCGGCAGGAACGCTGGATGGCCTCGCACCGCGGGCGGATTCGGGCCTGCATGCTGGGGGTGGGGCAGGCGTTTCCGGTGTACGCGGGCCTGGAGCCCCGCCTGCCGCGCTGGGCCCGGCAACTGTGGCTGGAATGGGCCTACCGCCTGTGGCTGGAGCCCAAACGCCTCTGGCGCCGTTATCTGCACACCAACACCCAGTTTGTGTACCTGATTGGGCGCCGGGCCCTGGCCTACCTGGCCGGCCGCCCCCACGTGCCGGCTTCGACCTAG